The nucleotide sequence TACCATACGGAGCGCTTCCGCCGGTGTCCGGGCCCTCGGGTCCGCGGCACCGCGGGTGGCCGGAGTGGGGGGAGCTGTTTCGTCTCCGTGTGCCGACCGGAGGGGGGCTTCCGCCGGCACACGGGTCGACCCGTCACGGCCGAATTCCTTTCACCGCCCGAGACCTGACGACGGTCTCGGGCTGCCTTCGCCTGGGTCGGTTCGGAGACGGAGACGACATGAACGCGTATTGGGGCCATCAACGACAACGGCAGGGCCGTCCGCCGGGTATGCCGCCGGGGGTGCCCGGTTACGGCACGCCGACCGGGTACGGTCCGCCCGAGCCGCCGCACCGCGATCGCGGCAACCGGCTGATGCTGGTCATGACGCTGGTCGGCACGGTGGCCACGGTCGTCAGTGTGCTGCTGGCGATGGGCGTCGGGCCGTTCGACCTCACGGAGGACAAGTCCGGGACGCCCGCTCCCGCCTCGATCGCCGCCGCCGCCGACGCGGACGCCGCGGGCCAGACGCTCAAGGGGTATGTCACGCAGGTCAACAAGGTCTGCAGCGACCGCCAGGCCGAATTGACCCAGAAAGTGGATGAACTCGATCAGGCCGCTGTCGACTTCCAACAACTCCCGTCCCAGGAATCCCTCGTCGGATTGCAGCGCGCGCTGCGTTCCGCGTCGCTGTCGCTGTCGTCGCTGATCACCCAGATCAACGCCGTGCCCAAGGTCGAGAAGCCGGCGGGGGACGCCCGCGACGCCGAGGACTGGCGGGCCGGGTACGAGCAGACGGCGGTCTACCTCCAGCAGGCCTCGTCGCGTCTGGACGAGAACGATTTCGACGGTTTCGACGCCGCGTTCACCCTGGCCACCGACTCCCCGGAGAGCGACGCGGTCGCGGCGGCGGCGGCGAAGATCGGCATCGTCTGCAACTGACCGCGGCCCGACGCGCGTTCAGGCCACCGGCCACGGCAGGATCACCCACAGCGTCTTGCCGTCCGTGTGCGCCTCGATATGGATCTGGCCACCGGACTCCTCGACGACCTGACGGACGATCAGCAGCCCGCGCCCCGACGTGTCGTCGACGGTTTCGAGCAGCGCGACCGGGCGGTACGGGTGCCGGTCCCGAACACCGAGCCACAGCCAGCCGTCGTGCACCGTCAAGGTGACGACTATCTCCGGTGACACGACGGCGGCGTGCTCGACCGCGTTGGTGATCAGCTCGGACGCGATGAGCCGCAGCCCGTACCCGAGATCGTGCGCCTGCGGCAGCCCCCAGTACGTCAGATGGTCGGCCAGCGCCCGGCGGGCCTGGGGGACCGCGGCCGGCTCGGCGGGCAGCGTGAACCAACAAGACCTGTCGTATCCCAGAGTCACGGGGCCCACCTCCTCGCGCGGTGGTCCAGCCTAATGCCCCGCAAGGGGGTCCGATCATGGCCGAGGGAAGCAAATAGGGGGCGCGCGTCGCGAACTTCGCACG is from Yinghuangia sp. ASG 101 and encodes:
- a CDS encoding ATP-binding protein codes for the protein MTLGYDRSCWFTLPAEPAAVPQARRALADHLTYWGLPQAHDLGYGLRLIASELITNAVEHAAVVSPEIVVTLTVHDGWLWLGVRDRHPYRPVALLETVDDTSGRGLLIVRQVVEESGGQIHIEAHTDGKTLWVILPWPVA